A single window of Neurospora crassa OR74A linkage group VII, whole genome shotgun sequence DNA harbors:
- a CDS encoding mitochondrial hypoxia responsive domain-containing protein, whose product MWQAHRHRYRPSPSPLPLFHHREPSSTCLDSRHEAPNCAPICLISASQSPIARHSIDMPNSTDNQGSAPPGLSSRPLPSSFDDNADFYNENGFQKVSRRLREEPLIPIGCIATVAAFTGAYRAMRRGDHEQVQRMFRARVAAQAFTVVAMVAGSWYYAADRQKQKELWKLKEQQDAEEKRQKWIRELEVRDAEDKALQERLEKRRKKKAERDSAAGAPDGVAAQAQAAYADAKEKVSSPAGDVAPEDPNKSNITGVRERLPTWLGGSKGADGSSRDKN is encoded by the exons ATGTGGCAGGCGCATCGCCATCGCTATCGcccgtctccgtctccgttGCCGTTGTTTCATCACCGAGAACCCAGTTCCACCTGTCTCGACAGTCGACACGAGGCTCCAAATTGCGCGCCAATCTGCCTTATCTCGGCTTCCCAGAGCCCTATTGCCAGACATAGTATAGACATGCCCAATTCTACAGACAACCAAGGCTCGGCCCCACCGGGCCTCTCCTCTAGacctcttccctcctcctttgaCGACAACGC GGACTTTTACAACGAGAATGGCTTCCAAAAGGTGTCCCGCCGTCTCCGCGAGGAGCCTTTGATCCCCATCGGTTGTATCGCCACCGTCGCCGCCTTCACGGGCGCCTACCGCGCCATGCGTCGCGGTGACCACGAACAGGTTCAGCGCATGTTCCGCGCCCGTGTTGCTGCCCAGGCTTTTACCGTTGTCGCCATGGTTGCCGGCAGCTGGTACTACGCTGCTGATCGccagaagcagaaggagcTGTGGAAGCTGAAGGAGCAGCAGGATGCCGAAGAGAAGCGCCAGAAGTGGATTCGGGAGCTCGAGGTTCGCGATGCCGAGGACAAGGCTCTGCAGGAGAGACttgagaagaggaggaagaagaaggcagagCGCGACTCAGCTGCGGGCGCTCCGGATGGCGTTGCCGCCCAAGCCCAGGCCGCCTATGCTGATGCCAAGGAGAAGGTCAGCAGTCCGGCCGGAGACGTAGCGCCCGAGGATCCCAACAAGTCCAACATCACAGGTGTTCGCGAGCGACTACCCACTTGGCTTGGGGGCTCCAAAGGAGCCGATGGGTCGTCGCGGGATAAGAACTAG
- a CDS encoding threonine dehydratase, translating to MASTLSAQPLLVNGASLQVVNGLNSERPASPSSVGNLALTEYSAMPSPPSEDATANKMKRIVPDEFLLPNGHPDYLRLIITSYPRVREVCSEVPLTRAVNLSNRLECNVLLKREDEQPVFSFKLRGAYNKMAHLDPKESWKGVVCCSAGNHAQGVAYSARKLKIPATVIMPKGTPSIKHLNVSRMGSHVVLHGADFDEAKEECARRAKLDGLINIPPFDDPYVIAGQGTIGMEILSQTNLQKLQAIFCAVGGGGLIAGVGVYVKRIAPHVKIIGVETYDADAMTQSLAKGERVLLQDVGLFADGAAVKTVGEETFRICQEVVDEMVQVTTDEACAAIRDMFEDTRSIIEPAGALAVAGLKKWVAANPSADPTRSVVAITSGANMDFDRLGFVSARAKYGEGKEALLSVTIPERPGAFAELVNAIMPHAITEFSYRYATESKANVMVGISLADSGSRRAEQLQTIIGRIKQSGDMDVTDLSADELAKSHLRYMVGGRSNVPKERLYTFRFPERPGALERFLRLLRPKYNISLFQYRNYGGDIGQVLTGIQCPDEEVGELQSFFKEIGYPWEDCTDSPVFKTFLRT from the exons ATGGCTTCGACACTTAGTGCACAGCCGTTGCTCGTCAACGGTGCTTCCCTGCAGGTAGTCAACGGTCTCAACAGCGAGAGGCCAGCGAGCCCGTCTTCGGTTGGCAACCTCGCACTGACCGAGTACAGCGCGATGCCATCGCCGCCATCGGAGGATGCCACGGCCAACAAGATGAAGCGCATTGTTCCTGATGAGTTCCTGCTTCCTAACGGTCATCCAGAT TACTTGCGCCTCATCATTACCTCTTACCCACGTGTCCGCGAAGTTTGCAGTGAGGTGCCCCTAACCCGGGCTGTCAACCTGAGCAACCGCCTCGAGTGCAATGTCCTACTCAAGCGTGAAGATGAACAGCCCGTCTTCAGCTTTAAACTTCGTGGCGCCTACAACAAGATGGCCCATCTCGACCCCAAGGAGTCCTGGAAGGGGGTAGTCTGCTGCAGTGCCGGCAACCACGCCCAAGGAGTTGCATACTCTGCCCGTAAGCTGAAGATCCCCGCCACTGTCATCATGCCCAAGGGCACTCCCAGCATCAAGCACCTCAACGTTTCCCGTATGGGTAGCCACGTCGTTCTCCATGGTGCCGACTTCGACGAAGCAAAGGAGGAGTGTGCTCGAAGGGCCAAGCTGGACGGCCTCATCAACATCCCGCCTTTCGATGATCCGTACGTAATTGCCGGCCAAGGAACCATCGGCATGGAAATTTTGTCACAGACCAATCTGCAGAAGCTACAGGCCATCTTCTGTGCtgtcggcggtggtggcttgATTGCTGGTGTTGGGGTCTACGTGAAGCGTATTGCCCCTCATGTTAAGATCATCGGCGTCGAGACGTACGATGCAGACGCCATGACCCAGTCGCTCGCTAAGGGCGAACGTGTCCTTCTTCAAGATGTGGGTTTGTTTGCCGATGGTGCCGCCGTCAAGACAGTTGGTGAGGAGACCTTCCGTATCTGTCAAGAAGTCGTCGACGAGATGGTCCAAGTCACCACGGACGAGGCTTGTGCCGCCATCAGAGACATGTTCGAGGACACGCGCTCTATCATCGAGCCTGCTGGCGCGCTGGCCGTTGCCGGACTCAAGAAGTGGGTTGCTGCCAACCCATCCGCTGACCCCACCCGGTCCGTCGTCGCCATCACCTCAGGCGCAAATATGGACTTTGATCGCCTGGGCTTTGTCTCAGCGCGTGCCAAATATGGCGAAGGCAAAGAGGCCCTCCTCTCTGTTACCATCCCCGAGCGCCCCGGCGCTTTTGCCGAATTAGTCAACGCCATCATGCCACATGCCATCACCGAGTTCAGCTACCGATACGCTACCGAATCCAAGGCAAACGTCATGGTTGGCATTTCTCTGGCCGATTCCGGCAGCCGCCGGGCAGAGCAACTGCAGACCATCATCGGCCGTATCAAACAATCAGGTGACATGGACGTAACAGATCTGTCCGCCGACGAGCTTGCCAAGAGCCATCTTCGATACATGGTTGGCGGCCGCTCAAATGTCCCCAAGGAAAGGCTTTACACATTCCGCTTTCCCGAGCGGCCAGGCGCCCTCGAGCGTTTTTTGCGACTACTGAGACCAAAGTACAACATTAGCCTCTTCCAATATCGAAACTACGGGGGAGATATTGGCCAGGTATTGACGGGTATTCAGTGCCCTGACGAGGAAGTTGGCGAACTACAAAGCTTTTTTAAGGAGATCGGATACCCATGGGAAGACTGTACAGATTCACCTGTTTTCAAAACATTCCTGCGAACTTAA
- a CDS encoding threonine dehydratase, variant — MAHLDPKESWKGVVCCSAGNHAQGVAYSARKLKIPATVIMPKGTPSIKHLNVSRMGSHVVLHGADFDEAKEECARRAKLDGLINIPPFDDPYVIAGQGTIGMEILSQTNLQKLQAIFCAVGGGGLIAGVGVYVKRIAPHVKIIGVETYDADAMTQSLAKGERVLLQDVGLFADGAAVKTVGEETFRICQEVVDEMVQVTTDEACAAIRDMFEDTRSIIEPAGALAVAGLKKWVAANPSADPTRSVVAITSGANMDFDRLGFVSARAKYGEGKEALLSVTIPERPGAFAELVNAIMPHAITEFSYRYATESKANVMVGISLADSGSRRAEQLQTIIGRIKQSGDMDVTDLSADELAKSHLRYMVGGRSNVPKERLYTFRFPERPGALERFLRLLRPKYNISLFQYRNYGGDIGQVLTGIQCPDEEVGELQSFFKEIGYPWEDCTDSPVFKTFLRT, encoded by the coding sequence ATGGCCCATCTCGACCCCAAGGAGTCCTGGAAGGGGGTAGTCTGCTGCAGTGCCGGCAACCACGCCCAAGGAGTTGCATACTCTGCCCGTAAGCTGAAGATCCCCGCCACTGTCATCATGCCCAAGGGCACTCCCAGCATCAAGCACCTCAACGTTTCCCGTATGGGTAGCCACGTCGTTCTCCATGGTGCCGACTTCGACGAAGCAAAGGAGGAGTGTGCTCGAAGGGCCAAGCTGGACGGCCTCATCAACATCCCGCCTTTCGATGATCCGTACGTAATTGCCGGCCAAGGAACCATCGGCATGGAAATTTTGTCACAGACCAATCTGCAGAAGCTACAGGCCATCTTCTGTGCtgtcggcggtggtggcttgATTGCTGGTGTTGGGGTCTACGTGAAGCGTATTGCCCCTCATGTTAAGATCATCGGCGTCGAGACGTACGATGCAGACGCCATGACCCAGTCGCTCGCTAAGGGCGAACGTGTCCTTCTTCAAGATGTGGGTTTGTTTGCCGATGGTGCCGCCGTCAAGACAGTTGGTGAGGAGACCTTCCGTATCTGTCAAGAAGTCGTCGACGAGATGGTCCAAGTCACCACGGACGAGGCTTGTGCCGCCATCAGAGACATGTTCGAGGACACGCGCTCTATCATCGAGCCTGCTGGCGCGCTGGCCGTTGCCGGACTCAAGAAGTGGGTTGCTGCCAACCCATCCGCTGACCCCACCCGGTCCGTCGTCGCCATCACCTCAGGCGCAAATATGGACTTTGATCGCCTGGGCTTTGTCTCAGCGCGTGCCAAATATGGCGAAGGCAAAGAGGCCCTCCTCTCTGTTACCATCCCCGAGCGCCCCGGCGCTTTTGCCGAATTAGTCAACGCCATCATGCCACATGCCATCACCGAGTTCAGCTACCGATACGCTACCGAATCCAAGGCAAACGTCATGGTTGGCATTTCTCTGGCCGATTCCGGCAGCCGCCGGGCAGAGCAACTGCAGACCATCATCGGCCGTATCAAACAATCAGGTGACATGGACGTAACAGATCTGTCCGCCGACGAGCTTGCCAAGAGCCATCTTCGATACATGGTTGGCGGCCGCTCAAATGTCCCCAAGGAAAGGCTTTACACATTCCGCTTTCCCGAGCGGCCAGGCGCCCTCGAGCGTTTTTTGCGACTACTGAGACCAAAGTACAACATTAGCCTCTTCCAATATCGAAACTACGGGGGAGATATTGGCCAGGTATTGACGGGTATTCAGTGCCCTGACGAGGAAGTTGGCGAACTACAAAGCTTTTTTAAGGAGATCGGATACCCATGGGAAGACTGTACAGATTCACCTGTTTTCAAAACATTCCTGCGAACTTAA